A genomic window from Cydia strobilella chromosome 26, ilCydStro3.1, whole genome shotgun sequence includes:
- the LOC134753279 gene encoding uncharacterized protein LOC134753279, protein MENVNNKTEGTLEDLCQELMPLMVGAENSAQTSEQAMEGVESVDTDERSDIHCPNIPTEAPNPDTRKSVKKLTGSAKGRYKALRGLGVAHEEALRLSAKSFAELKKLGYKFGSSHSKPEPKSAKRPRSEEKSPQGNASKNPKVSESPPTQPQPLQPFNEVLSQVRVGIKDSKPMNVAQLGSLCNTILQKIATLEMDEGPKFKGYAYKPGWLLITCSDQRSKAWLEEVTPTLKPWPEANLGVIPENELPKPNIGMVFIPEIDDSMVKQSLSLLYAQNQGLHTELWKTLHTKVEKGGVLVTLSLDDVSVENLKKKDLKANLGFREVQFRLKGQPKTQQPETQPTQNPTPQPANPAPPTTLTQTPARKVPSGPKRAAPSTSNPTPGPPGLQRFLANRGGYRGKNRPRGRGNGGGHQGHGSAHRRGK, encoded by the coding sequence atggagaacgttaataataaaactgaaGGTACCCTGGAAGACCTATGCCAGGAACTAATGCCCCTGATGGTAGGTGCGGAAAACTCTGCCCAAACATCAGAGCAAGCCATGGAGGGAGTGGAGAGCGTCGACACGGATGAAAGGAGCGATATTCATTGCCCAAACATCCCAACGGAGGCTCCCAACCCTGACACACGTAAGTCCGTCAAGAAATTGACGGGCTCTGCGAAGGGCCGCTACAAAGCTCTTAGAGGACTAGGAGTTGCGCACGAGGAGGCGCTACGACTGTCCGCAAAGAGCTTCGCGGAACTTAAAAAGTTGGGATACAAGTTCGGGTCCTCACACTCCAAACCCGAGCCGAAATCGGCCAAACGGCCGCGCTCGGAGGAAAAATCACCGCAGGGGAACGCCAGCAAGAACCCAAAGGTGAGTGAGAGCCCCCCAACCCAACCCCAACCTCTACAACCCTTTAACGAGGTCCTTAGCCAGGTCCGGGTCGGAATCAAGGACTCCAAGCCGATGAACGTCGCGCAGTTGGGGTCCCTATGCAATACCATCTTGCAAAAGATTGCGACTCTGGAGATGGATGAGGGACCAAAGTTCAAGGGTTATGCATACAAGCCAGGTTGGTTACTCATTACATGCAGTGACCAAAGATCCAAAGCCTGGCTTGAGGAAGTAACACCAACCCTAAAACCATGGCCGGAAGCCAACCTCGGGGTCATCCCTGAAAATGAGCTTCCTAAGCCTAATATAGGGATGGTGTTCATTCCTGAGATAGACGACTCCATGGTCAAGCAGTCGCTATCTCTACTCTATGCGCAGAACCAGGGGCTGCACACAGAGTTATGGAAGACTCTCCACACCAAAGTCGAGAAGGGTGGGGTTTTGGTAACCCTGTCTCTGGACGACGTGTCGGTGGAGAATCTTAAAAAAAAGGACCTAAAGGCAAACCTAGGTTTCCGGGAGGTCCAGTTTCGGCTAAAGGGCCAACCTAAGACCCAACAGCCCGAAACGCAACCCACCCAAAACCCAACACCGCAGCCTGCAAACCCTGCCCCTCCCACCACCCTAACCCAAACACCCGCCCGAAAGGTGCCTTCAGGTCCAAAGCGTGCGGCTCCTTCCACTTCCAATCCCACTCCAGGACCTCCGGGGTTGCAGCGGTTTCTCGCCAACAGGGGAGGCTACAGGGGCAAAAACCGCCCAAGGGGTAGAGGGAACGGAGGAGGCCACCaagggcacggcagtgcccacCGCCGTGGCAAATAA